The Legionella jordanis genomic sequence ATGCATTACCGCCGGCGGCAAGTATTTCTAATCCTGCATTGGTTGCCAGGGGATGAGCCGTTGCTACCGCATAACCGGGAGGAAAAATCTGATTTGTTTGTGCATTAATAGAAGAAATAATTGAAAAAAATAAGATAACAAATTTTTTCATAATTTTTTATTTTTTCGTTCTTCAAATGCATTCACCACAGCTAATGGAACAAATTGAGACACATCCCCAGAAAGTTGGGCAATTTCACGCACCAGTGTGGAGGAAATGAATAGTAGATGTTCGGATGGAGTTAAAAATAATGTTTCTACTTCTTGTGATAACTTGCGGTTCATTCCAGCTAACTGGAATTCGTATTCAAAATCATTAACGGCTCTGAGCCCTCTTAAAATAATGCCTGCTTTCTGTTGATGAACGAAATCAATGAGTAAACAGTCAAAACCAATTACCGAAACTCCAGGTAAACTCCCCAAAGAATCTTTAATAAGTTCTATTCTCGTTTCCAAAGGAAAAAAAGGTTGCTTTGTAGCGTTGCTGGCTACGGCCACCACCAGCTCCGGAAATATGTTCGAAGCGCGTTTGATGATATCTACATGCCCGTTGGTTACCGGATCGAAGGTACCAGGATAAATTGCTTTTTGTTTCATTATTATTAACTATTATTTGCAAACTTTAGCAGTCTTGCCTATTGTACTGCGAAAATGACAGCGGCGACAAAAGCTTTTTTCCCTTAGGCAGGAATTTTTCTTTTTCTGGACTATTATAAAATGAAACCCTACCTTAAATGGAATTAGGAGATGCGATGACTGCAATAAAAACGACTTTAATGGGATCTTTTCTCTTACTCACGGCTTGTGCACCGCGCCCCTCAATGGATGTACCTGATAGCTATCCTGGAAAAAGGGGTTATGCCCCGCCTTCATCAATGACCATGCCCACCGCCAAATCTGGTTTTAGCAATAACAGCATGACAAACGTGCCGTTAGCAGAAGGAAAGTCTAAATCATCCAAGAAAGCACTCTCGATGTCTGAAGAAAACTTGTCTAATGACAATACCATGGCTATTGCTGGTTCAAAAATAAAGAATAAAGCAAGCAAAAATAGTTTAGGCAGTGATACAGCTAAAAATGCAGCCACAGCCTCTGCCAGCGCCATTTCTTCCTGGGAAATTTCCGGTGCCATGGCGGCAAGGAATAAAAATAAAGGCTGGAATGCTGCCATCAATTGGGCACAGAGAGGTCTTGGCGCTTATCAAATTCGTTTGTTTGGTCCTCTAGGCAGTGGCACTGTATTGATTAATAAACAAGGGGGTGTCGTCACATTCCGCGATGGCCCTAAAACGGCGTCCTCTTCAAATGCTGAAGAACTGCTCAAAAGGCAAACCGGGATCCGCCTGCCAGTTAACAATCTTTATTACTGGGTCAGAGGATTGCCCGCACCAGGCAATGTTCAGCTCGCACAACGAGATGAGACCAATCACCTAAGACTTCTGAAACAAGGGGGCTACCTGGTTGAATATGGCCAATACACTCGTGTCGGCAATGCTGTTTTACCTACACATATTAAGCTGCAAGGTAATGGGGTTTTTATTAAGTTGGTTATTAAACGTTGGAAAATCTAGCCACTTTGGATTTTGCGGGAATTGATTGTCAATTCCTGCAATTAATCCTATTGAAATAGTCGCATCTGAATACTTGACTTGACGTAAATAGTCCTAAACGTCTACTCTATCCGAAAGACTTAAGCTTGGCTTCAATCTGTAACTTTAATTATTTTATAGAAAAGAGCGATTCAGCTAATAAAAGTGTTTGACAAGACTCTAAATACTTTGCAAAATACGCACGTTTGCAGCAATGCATGTTCAAGGATGATGGAAGAATCTACAACTTATTGGGGTGTCGCCAAGCGGTAAGGCACAGGGTTTTGATCCCTGCATACCTAGGTTCGAATCCTAGCACCCCAGCCACAATCTTGTTGATTCAAGTAAACAGACGGCAGAAGATACCCGGGAAGGATGCGTTCACCGGACCGCTCAAATAATAACTATATCTTTCTGGCTGTCTTCTGCTATGTGTTTAAGTTACCCTGATTAACGTTCAAAATCTTAGGTTTTTTGCACATGTCGACAATGATGATCTTTACCGGCAATGCTAATCCAGAGCTGGCACTTAAAATAGCTTCTCATTTACAAATTCCAATTGGGCAAGCAACAGTCGGAACCTTCAGCGATGGTGAAACCATGGTTGAGATTCTGGAAAACGTACGCGGCCGTGATGTATTTATCATCCAATCAACTTGTGCGCCTGCCAATAATAATTTCATGGAATTGATTATTATGGCCGATGCGCTTAGACGCTCTTCTGCAGGTCGAATCACCGCGGTTGTACCCTATTTTGGTTATGCTCGCCAAGACAGACGAGTTCGCTCCGCACGCGTACCAATTACCGCGAAAGTGGTTGCTGACATGATGGCTTCGGTCGGTATCTGCCGAGTTTTAACAGTAGATTTACATGCCGATCAAATCCAGGGCTTTTTTTACATGCCTGTGGATAACGTCTATTCAACGCCCATTTTATTGGAAGACATTAAGAAACAAAATTTGTCTAATCTCATGGTTGTTTCCCCCGATGTGGGTGGTGTGGTGCGAGCCAGAGCCATGGCTAAACAATTAAATGATGCAGATTTGTCGATTATCGATAAACGCCGAAGCGGGCCTAATAAATCGGAAGTAATGCATATTATTGGAGAGCCTGCCGGCCGAAATTGTATAATTATTGACGATATCGTTGACACTGCAGGAACACTTTGTTCTGCCGCTTATCAACTGAAACAAAATGGTGCCAGTAGTGTTCGGGCCTACATAACGCACCCTGTTTTATCAGGTCCAGCCGTAGATAATATTAGTAATTCCTCTCTGGATGAAGTTGTAGTTACAGACACCATCCCACTGTCCGATGCAGCAAAGCAATGTAAAAAAATTCGCATCGTAAGCCTTGCAGACATGTTGGCACAAGCCATCAAGCGGGTAAATGTGGAAGAATCTGTCAGCTCCATGTTTGCTGAATAAGGTGTGCTAATAAATTAAATTTCGCGAGCTCAAGAGGCATGATGACTAATGTGCCTCTTGTTAAACAGGCATAGGGTTTCCTTCATACATCGATTAACCAGAATCAACGGTACAACATTGGAATTCCGAATGCGATCCTCCAAGAAGTTTCATCAAATAAATATAATAATAATTTTGAAATGATTAGCTATAGAAGTAGCTCGATAGGAACGATTGTGCGTACTTATTTATAGATTCTTAAACAGACACATAGCGAATGTATGCTCTTAATAAGCAGTCTTTTGCAAACCTCAAAAGCCATCTAGTTGATGGCCTCTTCAATTTAGGAGGATAAGCTGAATTGTGTTGAATGCAGGACTTGCATCTTTGTGCTTGTGCCTTCAAGAGAAAAGGGAAGTCAATCTTCCCCTTTTGCTTAAAAATTAATCTCGAGTACCAACATATTTATCATCAAAATATCGACGCAACTTTGTCCTTAAAGTACCTCGACTGATTCCTAACATAATTGCTGCACGAGATTGATTGTATTTACAATGCTCCATGACAGCACGAAACAACGGTGTTTCAATTTCTTCAAGAACAAATTGGTACAGATCAACAGGATCAGTTCCCTTGAGCTCGGCAAAATATTTCTGCACTGATTGAGTGACACTCTCCGCCAGTGACATCGTAGCATCCCCAGCTTCATTACTGATTGTTGTCATTCTTCTTAACTCCTCCTTTAAAAACGAGCATATTACCGAATTGGCTTACCCCTGACAAGCCTCGTTTTTGCAATTTTATTTTAAAATCAGGTATTAGCAGCGAGCCTGGGGATCCAGGCTCGACCTAATCATTGGCTTTGTTATTATTAGAATTTCAGCATGTCGGCGTTATAAGGCTTGCCATTTATGCTGAGTTGACCTTGATTTAGGCTCACTTCAATAACATAGTCATTTCCCTGTTTCACAAGAACTCCATTTTGCACTAGAGCGGCCAATTGTTTATCCGCCAAAGCAACCGCTTGTTGCGAAACATCCGTGGAGTTAGCAGCCGCTTGTGCCGTGCTGGCATTTTGCGGTTGTACTTGTTGAGCAATGCTCTGATCAGATTCTTGTTGAGTCTGTTGATCTTGTTGGCCTTGTTGCGGTGCCATCATTTTTTGCTTGATGGATTCCGTAACGAGTTGTCGAACCACGACAGCAGGAACCTTCAACTTGCCATTGCCCTGAATTTTTTGCATCAATTCAAACGGATTAGCCAGATTGCCGTTCTTAGGTAGTGAAAGCAACATGTTGCCTTCTACAGTTCCTTCCGGCATCGCAAAATTCATGTCGGTTAGTTCAAACTCAGCCCCTTTACTGAATAACTTCGGCAACTCAGGAAGCATGGCAAGCATAGCACGTTGGCGCTCTGCATCTGTACCCTGCTGAATTTTTTGAGCCTCTTCATTGAGTCTTGCTAAAGCATCTGCATCAAGATTGCGAATAGAAAGCTCCAAATTACCAGGACCATAAGTTTTATTATTAGCAATGATCTTATCTACTGAAGCTTTAAAATGGGAATTAAATAAATTATTGTCAATGTCGGAATCGGAGTGAATATCAAATTGCCCCAACTCAAATAATTTTTGATCCCCATCCATAACTACAAATGAAGGAAAGGATAGACTGGCATCACCGAGGAACAAACCTTTATCGGTACGATGCAAATTGTATTCACTCGTGACGGTCGATACTTTACTGTTAATTTGATCTTTCTTGAACGTTAAACCTTCAAGGGTAATATTGCCACCCACTTTGTCCATATGTGGAGAAAGGTTTGTGGTGGTTGATAAACCCCGCCATTCAAATATGCTATTGCCTTCTTTTGCAAATAATTTAAAAGCTGGCACTGACATATCGATGCTGCTGTTGCCTAAATAGCTGACAAAAAAATCAATTACCATTGTTGGTTTGGTTGATTCGCCTGTGAATAAGCTATTGAACTGCTGCATGTATTGGGGCGGCATTGTCAAATCAGTATGGGCATAGCCCAAGCCAAACTTAACCCCTTTGTTTGCGAAAATGATCGGCCCGTGATAAATGGTAACAGGCATCTGCATGCTGTAATCCTGTGCAGGAATTGTTTGAGTCTGACCATTGTTTTCTACGGTTTGCTCAGGCACGTGCAGTATCCAGTTAAAAACTGCAGTTGAAGTAAACCAGCCGCGTTTGTATTCAATGATTTTGGCCGCTATCCCATTGGAGCGATTCACAAAATCGAGGCTTTCTCTTACTTTCTTTTCAGTGAGATAGCCCATGCCGTAATAAGAGCCGAGGACTAGGACGGCTAAAATAATCACTAATCCTATGAATTTTTTCATATTATCTCCGTGTTAGTATCTGCCTCTGGTTTTTTTTTATTCTTGAAAAGAGGCACCGCATAATTAAAACACGAGATTGATCAATAGCAAAGATATTAAATTCCTTTTTTGAAAAACAGCGCCTCATTATAATTTACGAAGGGGTTTGCAATAAGTTTCCTTTACTGTAAAAGCCAAAATTAAAGCGACCAGGGAACAGAGAGGGAGTAACTTTAATCCCGCCTGGAAATCCGTCAGTAACAAGGTTTCAACATTATACGCCCTGGGACCAGAAACCAGGTCGACTAAACGACCTACTAGAGGTTGCATAAGCGCGCCCACAAAAATGGAGATCATGTTAGTAAACGCAATCGAGGTACCCACTACATTACTTTCGTGAATTTCTGTGGATACTGCATAAGCAATGGCAACACCGGTATTGGTTACACCAAAGGCAAAAAATAGGAAATAAGCCATTGTCTTATCAATATGAGGATAGAAAACAAACAATGAAGTTAATACAATCCCACATAGTGCTGAAACAATCATTAAAGGCTTTCT encodes the following:
- a CDS encoding YdgA family protein, with product MKKFIGLVIILAVLVLGSYYGMGYLTEKKVRESLDFVNRSNGIAAKIIEYKRGWFTSTAVFNWILHVPEQTVENNGQTQTIPAQDYSMQMPVTIYHGPIIFANKGVKFGLGYAHTDLTMPPQYMQQFNSLFTGESTKPTMVIDFFVSYLGNSSIDMSVPAFKLFAKEGNSIFEWRGLSTTTNLSPHMDKVGGNITLEGLTFKKDQINSKVSTVTSEYNLHRTDKGLFLGDASLSFPSFVVMDGDQKLFELGQFDIHSDSDIDNNLFNSHFKASVDKIIANNKTYGPGNLELSIRNLDADALARLNEEAQKIQQGTDAERQRAMLAMLPELPKLFSKGAEFELTDMNFAMPEGTVEGNMLLSLPKNGNLANPFELMQKIQGNGKLKVPAVVVRQLVTESIKQKMMAPQQGQQDQQTQQESDQSIAQQVQPQNASTAQAAANSTDVSQQAVALADKQLAALVQNGVLVKQGNDYVIEVSLNQGQLSINGKPYNADMLKF
- a CDS encoding helix-turn-helix domain-containing protein, which encodes MTTISNEAGDATMSLAESVTQSVQKYFAELKGTDPVDLYQFVLEEIETPLFRAVMEHCKYNQSRAAIMLGISRGTLRTKLRRYFDDKYVGTRD
- the lolB gene encoding lipoprotein insertase outer membrane protein LolB, with amino-acid sequence MTAIKTTLMGSFLLLTACAPRPSMDVPDSYPGKRGYAPPSSMTMPTAKSGFSNNSMTNVPLAEGKSKSSKKALSMSEENLSNDNTMAIAGSKIKNKASKNSLGSDTAKNAATASASAISSWEISGAMAARNKNKGWNAAINWAQRGLGAYQIRLFGPLGSGTVLINKQGGVVTFRDGPKTASSSNAEELLKRQTGIRLPVNNLYYWVRGLPAPGNVQLAQRDETNHLRLLKQGGYLVEYGQYTRVGNAVLPTHIKLQGNGVFIKLVIKRWKI
- a CDS encoding ribose-phosphate pyrophosphokinase, giving the protein MSTMMIFTGNANPELALKIASHLQIPIGQATVGTFSDGETMVEILENVRGRDVFIIQSTCAPANNNFMELIIMADALRRSSAGRITAVVPYFGYARQDRRVRSARVPITAKVVADMMASVGICRVLTVDLHADQIQGFFYMPVDNVYSTPILLEDIKKQNLSNLMVVSPDVGGVVRARAMAKQLNDADLSIIDKRRSGPNKSEVMHIIGEPAGRNCIIIDDIVDTAGTLCSAAYQLKQNGASSVRAYITHPVLSGPAVDNISNSSLDEVVVTDTIPLSDAAKQCKKIRIVSLADMLAQAIKRVNVEESVSSMFAE
- the coaD gene encoding pantetheine-phosphate adenylyltransferase gives rise to the protein MKQKAIYPGTFDPVTNGHVDIIKRASNIFPELVVAVASNATKQPFFPLETRIELIKDSLGSLPGVSVIGFDCLLIDFVHQQKAGIILRGLRAVNDFEYEFQLAGMNRKLSQEVETLFLTPSEHLLFISSTLVREIAQLSGDVSQFVPLAVVNAFEERKNKKL